In one window of Bos taurus isolate L1 Dominette 01449 registration number 42190680 breed Hereford chromosome 4, ARS-UCD2.0, whole genome shotgun sequence DNA:
- the LOC132345191 gene encoding ATP synthase subunit e, mitochondrial-like gives MVPPVQVSPLIKLGRYSTLFLGMAYGAKRYNYLKPRAEEEKRLAAEEKRKRDEQKRIERELAEAQEDTILK, from the coding sequence ATGGTTCCGCCGGTGCAGGTCTCTCCGCTCATCAAGCTCGGCCGTTACTCCACCCTGTTCCTCGGCATGGCCTATGGCGCCAAGCGCTACAATTACCTGAAACCTCGGGCAGAAGAGGAGAAGAGGCTTGCAGCCGAGGAGAAGAGGAAGCGGGATGAGCAGAAGCGCATCGAGCGGGAGCTGGCGGAAGCCCAAGAGGATACCATATTGAAGTGA